From Sphingobacteriales bacterium:
ATGATTAAAGACATTGCAAGCAAGGTCATTAAATTTAAGGTGTAACCCAAAAGCCACATTACAGCAAAGGCAGTAACTAAAGATGTTGGAATAGCTACCAAAACAATTAAGGAATTTCTAAAACTTCGTAGAAATAAAAGCATTACCAACGATACCAACAGAACCGCTAAAATCAAGTCAAAAACAACGGAGTTTACGGCTGCAATCGTGTTGTCGGTGCTATCGTCTGCAATAATAAATTTCACACCCGAACTGGCATTTTGTTGTTCGATGGATTGAAATTTTTCTCGAACTGCTTTTGAAACATCTACAGCGTTTGCATCGCCTTGTTTTTTTAATAATAAACCAATGCCTTTTTTGCCATTATAACGACTTATGGAAGTCGTTTCTTTGATGCCATCAATTACTTCAGCCACATCTTTTACATAAACTGGACTTCCTAAAACAGGCATTGCAACTTGAACATTTTTAATATCCTCAATAGATGCGAATTTTCCCGTTAAACGAACTGAATTACTTTCTTTTTCGGTTTGCACCTTTCCAGCAGGTAAGTCTAAGCCAGAACGATTAATTGCTTCAACAACCTGAACCATTGTAATTTTATACAATTTCAGTTTGTCCTGATTTATTTTTACTTGTATCTCTCTTTCCTCTCCTCCTAAAACAGTAATCTCTGCTACACCTTTTATTTGTTGAATTTGTGGCAGATAATCATCATTCATTTTCTGATAAAACTCGGTGGCAGACAAATCGCTTGTTGCACTGATAGACATTATCGGCAAATCATTTGGCGAAACTTTACTCATTACAGGACTTAAAATATCCTGTGGTAAATCTTTGCGAATGTTGTCAATGTAGCGTTGTGCGTCTTGCATTGACTTATCCAAATCTGTTCCATATTTCAGATTGGCAATGATGATAGAAGCATTGGGCAATGACTTTGTAACCAAGTAATCTACACCTTCCAAGTTGGATAAAGCATCTTCTATTTTTCGTGAAACGGATGTTTCTACTTCGTTAGGTTCAGCACCCGGATATACTGTTTTAATTACAACTACGGGCTGATTAAAGTCGGGCATTAACTCGTAACTCAAATTTTTATATCCGATAAATCCTAATAAAGTAAATACGCTGAAAAGCACTATTATCAGCGAAGGTCGTTTGATTGATATTTCTGTAATATTCATTTTTCGCTGATTTTATTTAACAATTACATTTGCACCGTCAAAAAGATTTATAAATCCATTGGTTACAATTACATCACCTTCATTTAATCCAATTGAAACAACTGCTTTGTTCTGTATCTTATTTGATATAGTGATGTTTTGCAAAAGGGCTTTACCATTTTTCACTATGTAAACTTGTGATTGGTTTTCAGTGCCTTGTATGGCAGAAGACGAAATGATAATTCCCTTTCCAGACGTTTCGCTCTTGAGTAAAACTTTACCAAACATCCCAGATTTTATTTTTAAGTCGGATGTGTTATTTACCATAAACTGAACAGGAAAACTACTGCCAATATTAGATTTACTACCAATCATAGTAGTTTTTCCAGTCAATAAATTTTCAGAATAAGCATCTGCCGAAAGAGAATAGCTTTGATTTAATTTGAACTGGCTTAAATCTTTTTCGGGAACATTTACGGTGAATTTTAAAGTAGTAATGTCCGTTATTTGAAGCAATGGAACTCCTGGTGCGGCAAAAGCTCCTTCTTCACTAAGCTTTGCCGTAACTACACCGCTAAAAGGTGCTTTAATAGTAGTTTTGTTTATCTGCTCCAACAAAGTAGCTTTCTGAACTTTTGCAGATTTCAAACCTAATTCCGCCTTTTCTAATTGAACGCCTTGAATTGCATCTGCTTTAGCCAAAATGGTATAGCGATTTACATCGGCTTCCAAGCCTTCAATTTGCACGTCAATAGTTTGCAATTGCAAATTCAGCAAAGAATTGTCGAGCTGAATTAAAGTTTGACCTTTACTTACAACGCTTCCAACATCAACTAAAATAGTATTGATTTTTCCTTGTAATTCGGCACTTATTTTGGTTTCCTTATTGGGTTCAAATGTGCCTGAATAAGAAAATTCTGCATTCACATTTTCCAATTGCAATGTATCTACCTGAACATTTATAGCTTGTTCTTTATCGTATTGATATACTTTACTCTGCGTAATTTCCTTATTTGTTTTCAACTTAATTACTACAATGGCAATTATCGCCAACGGTATGATGACATATAGCACTTTTTTTAGGATTGATGATTTTGTTTTCATTGTGATAATTATTTGGTTGTTGAAATATTTCCTGTGATTTTTTTTAGTTCTAAATCTGCTTTTAGATAATCAATTACAGCAGAGAGGTAGGTTTGTTGTGCTTCGCTTAATACATTGTCCGCAAGCAAAACATCCGTTAAACTTGCCGTTCCTTGTTTCTGTTGAAGAAGGGTTTGTTCATAGATTGTTTGTGCCAATTGGATTTGTTCAGTTGTGGTTTCGACTGTCTGTTGAGCAATCTTTCTTTGCAGTTTTGCATTTTCAACCTGCATATTATTTTG
This genomic window contains:
- a CDS encoding efflux RND transporter periplasmic adaptor subunit produces the protein MKTKSSILKKVLYVIIPLAIIAIVVIKLKTNKEITQSKVYQYDKEQAINVQVDTLQLENVNAEFSYSGTFEPNKETKISAELQGKINTILVDVGSVVSKGQTLIQLDNSLLNLQLQTIDVQIEGLEADVNRYTILAKADAIQGVQLEKAELGLKSAKVQKATLLEQINKTTIKAPFSGVVTAKLSEEGAFAAPGVPLLQITDITTLKFTVNVPEKDLSQFKLNQSYSLSADAYSENLLTGKTTMIGSKSNIGSSFPVQFMVNNTSDLKIKSGMFGKVLLKSETSGKGIIISSSAIQGTENQSQVYIVKNGKALLQNITISNKIQNKAVVSIGLNEGDVIVTNGFINLFDGANVIVK